A single genomic interval of Penicillium psychrofluorescens genome assembly, chromosome: 2 harbors:
- a CDS encoding uncharacterized protein (ID:PFLUO_004103-T1.cds;~source:funannotate), translating to MATPPTPPGQPSPQQMAAMQQQFAAEAAKRGMTPEEFARKQREQLAADAAKLGLSPEQYVAQLRMRAMQQAQQQQQAQRQGQASPQPGAQPGQPPAPQQQQSQQPQQHQVPVNAGQPPDPKALAVAHFLKSQNLKPRTCILDGQRKDMIKVKRAIRAIESPAYIKAAAKKNSLLPPVTDRASAENVFKLLPMSLLALRVSKIDPHEGHNHAKPKNRTKGLWNVKIEQHQETGPMMHYVWLYEGPQWKQKAMAAAVVAGIFAVVLFPLWPIMLRQGVWYLSVGMMGLLGLFFAMAIFRLILFCITVFAVPPGLWLFPNLFEDVGFFDSFKPLWGWQESKKSKKSKKSKSSISAASATETAPSATTTSADAASASASAAVRRDLSARVEEVEE from the exons ATGGCGactcctcccactcctcccgGCCAGCCGTCGCCCCAGCAGATGGCGGCCATGCAGCAACAgttcgccgccgaggccgccaaACGAGGGATGACGCCCGAGGAATTCGCCAGAAAGCAGCGTGAACAGCTGGCTGCTGACGCTGCCAAACTCGGTCTCTCACCTGAACAATACGTTGCGCAGTTGCGCATGCGAGCGATGCAGCAggcacagcagcagcaacaagcCCAGCGCCAGGGTCAGGCGTCACCACAGCCAGGAGCCCAACCAGGCCAGCCGCCCGCTCCGCAACAGCAACAATCACAGCAGCCCCAGCAACACCAGGTGCCTGTCAATGCAGGCCAGCCGCCGGATCCCAAGGCACTGGCTGTCGCCCACTTCCTGAAGTCGCAGAACCTCAAGCCGCGGACGTGTATTCTGGATGGACAGCGGAAGGACATGATCAAGG TCAAGCGAGCCATCCGTGCAATTGAATCCCCTGCCTACATCAAAGcagcagcgaagaagaacTCCCTGCTTCCGCCCGTGACAGACCGCGCCTCCGCCGAGAACGTGTTCAAGCTGCTGCCGATGTCCCTGCTAGCACTGCGAGTGAGCAAGATTGACCCGCATGAGGGCCACAACCACGCCAAGCCCAAGAACCGAACCAAGGGCCTGTGGAACGTGAAGATCGAGCAGCACCAGGAGACCGGCCCAATGATGCACTATGTCTGGCTGTACGAGGGTCCGCAGTGGAAACAAAAGGCCATGGCGGCCGCTGTTGTGGCGGGCATCTTTGCCGTCGTGCTCTTTCCCCTGTGGCCTATCATGCTCCGTCAGGGCGTGTGGTATCTGAGTGTGGGCATGATgggcctgctcggcctgtTCTTCGCCATGGCTATTTTCCGTCTGATTTTGTTCTGCATCACCGTCTTTGCGGTGCCGCCTGGTCTCTGGTTGTTCCCCAATCTGTTCGAGGATGTCGGATTCTTCGATAGCTTCAAGCCCCTGTGGGGTTGGCAAGAG agcaagaagagTAAAAAGAGCAAGAAGTCCAAGTCATCGATATCCGCTGCGTCGGCCACTGAAACAGCTCCCTCGGCCACGACCACTTCGGCGGATGCTGCGTCTGCCTCGGCTTCAGCAGCTGTGAGGCGGGATCTAAGTGCtcgggtggaggaggtggaagagtAG
- a CDS encoding uncharacterized protein (ID:PFLUO_004102-T1.cds;~source:funannotate) has protein sequence MTADPSIPQSLGERRGHHLAPLQTNFSRPTAGQPAKPAPSRLRRARPTDSNHGPDAPRVPLQPKRQTSKTSLRGLFGGRDKSSQAAAAQLESKLAEIDEAGQPDLEVASMSETPLSPPPCPTPRTATSTPGLTSPIVEHKVEYKRQRNTLKSPRARTLEQKPPSQEQYGWKPPPLFQAYPQSIKHECLPAPALSADSILRLNATAGKSTADDNRRGDDRKKEQKEQKHQRTVSSTMNKVEWSRKIFVLATAGFILQYGAQGKHDRLPEKMLQLGPQSVAFASDAIPGKHWVVQVSQNPTADAGTPPASETPKPRFSLFHRSQARRFTRSMLLVFDNPDAMISWLMAIRTEIEARGGPKLPTEKHSDDELTPKLRPRSSVRQIVQKDPNRVSSVFLQPQMREEEEDLRSVGGLTLPSRSSSYMSDIRRSMVDVSSVSSGPTEATAPTNGAGSSFTSNDPRTPSFTSANHTSPPVGPSSPVAEDHLAEIDRTNPRSPSSSVQGNRQSLLGSPYGRFTPTPGTVDVSQTTSRPDGLIRCASPPAPNFSVPSFSKKFVPRSGPTPVNQFSPPSSAAGFLPASTFSSSSPPQSPTFSIASSRHTDSTEPPLMSRDLAGRRTLRTSSSEDALTKTLRSSHAPTNFSRVPRSTAPGSPDSNSSFSQRPVSVVMRPGMSPQVNSETRVQTLSPPPEPAPRPRVSALYTESQAQSVSRRKSMPGLLVGPPAAPPPNYPLPKIPSPISTQAPTPQSSSPPPPHDRFYSLSEVRERVDQRKSALMSGSKMASPRLR, from the coding sequence ATGACGGCGGACCCGTCTATCCCGCAATCGTTAGGCGAACGCAGAGGACATCATCTCGCCCCGTTGCAGACCAACTTCAGTCGCCCAACGGCCGGCCAGCCCGCCAAACCGGCTCCCTCACGACTACGCCGTGCTCGACCAACCGACTCCAATCATGGCCCGGACGCTCCTCGAGTCCCACTTCAGCCGAAACGCCAAACGTCCAAGACCAGCTTGCGTGGTCTGTTTGGTGGCCGTGATAAGAGCTcgcaggccgccgccgcccagctcgagaGCAAGCTAGCCGAaatcgacgaggccgggCAACCAGACCTGGAGGTGGCCTCCATGTCGGAAACTCCATTATCGCCTCCACCCTGCCCGACTCCCCGGACAGCGACCTCCACTCCCGGTCTGACCTCCCCGATCGTCGAGCACAAGGTCGAATACAAACGTCAGCGCAACACACTCAAGTCGCCTCGCGCGAGAACCTTGGAGCAGAAGCCACCCTCGCAGGAGCAGTATGGCTGGAAACCTCCGCCCCTCTTCCAAGCTTATCCACAATCTATCAAGCATGAATGTCTCCCGGCACCCGCGCTGTCCGCGGATTCGATTCTACGACTCAATGCGACGGCTGGGAAAAGCACGGCGGACGATAACCGCCGTGGAGATGACCGTAAAAAGGAGCAAAAGGAACAAAAGCACCAGCGGACAGTCTCGAGCACGATGAACAAGGTGGAATGGTCGCGTAAAATCTTTGTGCTCGCAACTGCTGGTTTCATTCTTCAGTATGGGGCGCAAGGGAAACATGATCGACTCCCCGAGAAAATGCTCCAACTCGGCCCTCAGTCTGTTGCATTTGCCAGCGATGCCATCCCCGGCAAACATTGGGTGGTCCAAGTCTCCCAGAATCCAACAGCCGATGCTGGCACACCTCCGGCCTCTGAAACTCCCAAGCCCCGGTTCTCACTCTTTCACCGATCCCAAGCGCGCCGATTTACACGAAGCATGCTCCTGGTTTTCGATAACCCCGACGCCATGATTTCCTGGCTGATGGCGATCCGcaccgagatcgaggctCGCGGAGGGCCCAAGCTTCCTACGGAAAAGCACTCCGATGATGAGTTGACGCCAAAGCTGCGTCCTAGGTCCAGTGTGCGCCAGATCGTGCAGAAGGATCCGAACCGCGTTTCCAGCGTGTTCCTTCAACCCCAGATgcgggaagaggaagaggaccTCAGGTCTGTCGGAGGGTTGACCTTACCGTCTCGGTCAAGCTCATACATGTCGGACATTCGCCGTTCGATGGTCGACGTTTCCTCAGTATCCTCTGGTCCGACCGAGGCTACAGCGCCTACGAATGGTGCGGGTTCTTCGTTTACTTCCAATGATCCCCGTACACCCTCGTTCACATCTGCAAATCATACCTCGCCCCCAGTTGGCCCTAGCTCTCCCGTTGCAGAGGATCATCTCGCGGAGATCGATCGTACCAACCCTCGCAGtccatcctcgtccgtccAGGGTAATCGTCAATCATTACTCGGCTCCCCCTATGGCCGATTCACACCTACTCCCGGTACCGTGGATGTCTCCCAAACAACTTCTCGCCCGGACGGCTTGATCCGATGTGCCtcgcctccagctcccaaCTTCAGTGTCCCATCGTTCAGCAAAAAGTTCGTTCCAAGATCGGGGCCGACTCCCGTCAATCAGTTTTCACCCCCCTCTTCTGCTGCCGGCTTTCTCCCTGCCTCcacattttcttcttcatcccctCCTCAGTCTCCCACATTTAGCATCGCCAGCTCTCGGCATACCGATTCAACGGAACCGCCCCTTATGTCCCGGGATCTGGCCGGCCGACGCACACTACGAACGTCTAGCTCTGAAGATGCCCTGACAAAGACTTTACGCTCTTCTCACGCCCCCACAAACTTCTCTCGGGTACCTCGATCCACAGCGCCGGGGTCACCAGACTCCAATAGCAGCTTCTCCCAGCGACCTGTCAGCGTGGTGATGCGTCCAGGCATGAGCCCCCAAGTCAACAGCGAGACACGAGTTCAAacactttctcctcctccagagccagctcCCCGCCCCCGCGTCTCTGCTCTCTACACCGAAAGCCAGGCACAGAGCGTGTCACGCCGCAAGAGCATGCCGGGCTTGCTCGTCGGTCCCCCCGCTGCTCCACCTCCTAACTACCCACTCCCGAAGATTCCTTCGCCTATTTCTACGCAGGCACCGACACCGCAGTCATcaagtccgccgccgccgcatgATCGATTCTACAGCTTGTCGGAGGTGCGCGAGCGTGTTGACCAGCGGAAAAGCGCTTTGATGTCTGGGTCGAAAATGGCTTCTCCTAGGCTAAGATGA